The following nucleotide sequence is from Micromonospora sp. WMMD1120.
GCCGCCGGTGACGTGCCGGCCCTCGTGGTGGCGACCATCGGCACCACCTCCACCACCGCCATCGACCCGCTACCGGAGATCGGGGCCATCTGCGCCAAGTACGGCATCTGGCTACACGTGGACGCCGCGTACGCCGGCGCCGCCGCCATCTGCCCGGAGCTGCGGTGGTCGCACGCCGGCCTGGAGTACGCCGACTCGTACTGCTTCGACCCGCACAAGTGGCTGCTCACCGGCTTCGACTGCGACGCCTTCTGGGTGGCCGACCGGACCGAGCTGATCGAGGCGCTGACCGTGCTGCCGGAGTACCTGCGCAGCGCCGCCTCCGAGTCCGGCGCGGTGATCGACTACCGGGACTGGCAGGTGCCACTCGGCCGCCGGTTCCGCGCCCTGAAGCTGTGGTTCGTGCTGCGCTGGTACGGCGTCGAGGGTCTGCGGGCGCACATCCGTACCGGGGTGGCGCTGGCCGCGCGATTCGCCGAACGGGTCCGGGCCGACGACCGGTTCGAGCTGGCGGCGGCACACCCGTTCTCCCTGGTCTGCTTCCGTCTATGCGCCGACGACGACACCAACGCGGCTCTGCTGACCTCGGTCAACGCCACCGGACGCGCGTACCTGACCCACACCCGCGTGGCCGGCCGCTACACGCTACGGCTGGCGATCGGCGCACCGCAGACCACCGAACGGTACATCGACGAAACCTGGGCCATCCTGGCCGACACGGCCGACACCCTCTCCACCGGCTAGCCCCGCGCCCCGCGCCCCGCGCCCCGCGCCCCGCGCCCCGCGCCCCGCGCCCCGCGCCCCGCGCCCCGCGCCCCGCGCCCCGCGCCCCGCGCCGAAGATCGTGCTCGAACCACGATGTAGTGGCCTCACCGACACGCCCAGGCCACTACATCCGGGTCAACGCCGTTGGGAGTGTGGGTCTAAGGGTGTTTCCGGCCTGACCTGCCGGGCGTTGTGCCTGGTGAGGAGGGTGCCGTGATGACCGCGACGCTGAACGAGCAGACCGGACGCAGGAAGCGGCCCGAGCCGTCGGCGGAGGCGAAAGCCGCCGCCGAGCTGGTTCGGGCCGCAAAGGAGCAAGGGCTGTCGTTGACCGGCCCGGACGGGCTGCTCAAGCAGTTGACCAAGACGGTCCTGGAGACTGCGCTGAACGAGGAGATGACCGAGCACCTCGGCTACGAGAAACACGACCAGGCCGGGGCGGGGTCGGGCAACATCCGTAACGGAACCCGGTCGAAGACCGTGTTGACCGAGGCCAACGGTCCGGTGCAGATCGACGTGCCGCGGGACCGGGCTGGCACGTTCGAGCCGCAGATCGTGCGCAAGCGGCAGCGCCGCCTGTCCGGGGTCGACGAGGTCGTGTTGTCGCTGTATGCCAAAGGGCTCACGACCGGGGAGATCTCGGCGCACTTCGCCGAGATCTACGGGGCTTCGGTGTCGAAGGAGACGATTTCGCGGATCACCGACAAGGTGATCGAGGAGATGACCGACTGGTCCCACCGGCCCTTGGACGAGATCTACGCGGCGGTGTTCATCGACGCGATCGTGGTCAAGGTCCGCGATGGGCAGGTCGCCAACCGGCCGTTCTACGCCGCGATCGGGGTCACCCTCGACGGTGATAAGGACATCCTCGGGCTGTGGGCCGGCGCCGGCGGTGAGGGCGCGAAGTTCTGGATGAGTGTGTTGACCGACCTGCGCAACCGGGGCGTCAAGGACGTGTTCTTCCTGGTCTGCGACGGCCTCAAAGGGCTGCCGGAGGTGGTCACGAACGTGTGGCCCCGAACGGTGGTGCAGACCTGCATCATCCATCTGATCCGCAACACGTTCCGGCTCACGTCCCGCCGCTACTGGGATGAGCTCAAGCGGGACATCAAGCCGATCTATACCGCCGTGAACGCTGACGCGGCCAAGGCCGCGTTCGACGACCTCGCGGAGAAGTGGGGCGGCCGGTATCCGGCGGTGATTCGGCTCTGGGACAACGCCTGGGCCGAGTTCATTCCGTTCCTCGACTACGACCTGGAGATCCGCAAGGTCATCTGCTCCACGAACGCGATCGAGTCGCTCAACGCCCGCTACCGGCGGGCCGTGAAGGCCCGTGGCCACTTCCCCAACGAACAGGCCGCGTTGAAGTGTCTGTACCTGGTGACCCGATCCCTGGACCCCACCGGAGCAGGCAGAACCCGATGGACGATGCGCTGGAAA
It contains:
- a CDS encoding IS256 family transposase produces the protein MTATLNEQTGRRKRPEPSAEAKAAAELVRAAKEQGLSLTGPDGLLKQLTKTVLETALNEEMTEHLGYEKHDQAGAGSGNIRNGTRSKTVLTEANGPVQIDVPRDRAGTFEPQIVRKRQRRLSGVDEVVLSLYAKGLTTGEISAHFAEIYGASVSKETISRITDKVIEEMTDWSHRPLDEIYAAVFIDAIVVKVRDGQVANRPFYAAIGVTLDGDKDILGLWAGAGGEGAKFWMSVLTDLRNRGVKDVFFLVCDGLKGLPEVVTNVWPRTVVQTCIIHLIRNTFRLTSRRYWDELKRDIKPIYTAVNADAAKAAFDDLAEKWGGRYPAVIRLWDNAWAEFIPFLDYDLEIRKVICSTNAIESLNARYRRAVKARGHFPNEQAALKCLYLVTRSLDPTGAGRTRWTMRWKPALNAFAITFSDRFPAAETY
- a CDS encoding pyridoxal-dependent decarboxylase, producing the protein MSANHMDPAEFRRAGHAVVDWIADYWTTVQHRPVAPADPPGTVAAALPTAPPTTGGEPVEAILADLDSIVVPGLTHWQHPGFFGYFPANTSGPSVLGDLVSAGLGVQGMLWATSPAGTELETVMMDWLAHLLDLPERFRSTSTGGGVIQDSASSATLVATLAALHRASGGRWRDTGIDRRYRAYTSTHGHSSIEKAARIAGLGSDGVRSIEVNPDTQALLPGALRAAIEADLAAGDVPALVVATIGTTSTTAIDPLPEIGAICAKYGIWLHVDAAYAGAAAICPELRWSHAGLEYADSYCFDPHKWLLTGFDCDAFWVADRTELIEALTVLPEYLRSAASESGAVIDYRDWQVPLGRRFRALKLWFVLRWYGVEGLRAHIRTGVALAARFAERVRADDRFELAAAHPFSLVCFRLCADDDTNAALLTSVNATGRAYLTHTRVAGRYTLRLAIGAPQTTERYIDETWAILADTADTLSTG